Proteins found in one Mangifera indica cultivar Alphonso chromosome 15, CATAS_Mindica_2.1, whole genome shotgun sequence genomic segment:
- the LOC123197928 gene encoding uncharacterized protein LOC123197928: MDERTEVDGTEKVGEVKEGVASIALLPSGSISGHFIHLPQSICYGLHGTELSCERECSKGEDYRLIKLTIIDYNRKKEQAVVVECRGHDAARFHTVDHAHGWEKDVVGMVEQKHGKNKILLSFECETLKADKAAEDHIKQFMPKLAGMDAVVNIGRMRISGLDFEAEEEDV; this comes from the exons ATGG ATGAAAGAACAGAAGTTGATGGAACAGAGAAAGTGGGAGAAGTGAAGGAAGGAGTAGCGTCAATAGCATTATTGCCAAGTGGGTCCATCTCTGGTCACTTCATTCATCTTCCTCAGTCCATCTGCTATGGCCTTCACGGCACTg AGTTATCTTGTGAAAGGGAATGCAGCAAGGGGGAGGATTATCGGTTGATCAAGCTCACAATCATAGATTACAAT agaaagaaagaacaaGCTGTTGTGGTGGAGTGCAGAGGCCATGATGCTGCCCGGTTCCACACTGTTGATCATGCTCATGG TTGGGAGAAGGATGTTGTAGGTATGGTTGAACAAAAGCATGGGAAGAACAAGATTCTGCTTTCTTTTGAATGTGAGACACTAAAAGCCGATAAAGCAGCTGAAGATCATATCAAACAGTTCATGCCCAAACTAGCTGGGATGGATGCAGTTG TTAATATTGGAAGGATGCGAATATCAGGATTGGACTTTGAAGCAGAGGAGGAGGACGTTTAG
- the LOC123197927 gene encoding EID1-like F-box protein 2, producing MIITKQYRCIHSASCQCTKGHLSEDAIFLVFQHMNWNPNLIATLSCVCKWFDDLAKRVLWKEFCRTRAPKMMLDLQSSGSHSVDGNWRALGKLLIYCSGCSKGGLFNSIQIPGHFVYRTRFSRTSGKSFLLPQCRTDILYVSDPCEHLDHGEDGDIGFFRGVFKSFSISKVRKMLIQKEAQLHPTEVCPYCKAKLWSMLQAKMIPQSATCRLGAYEDCIEYYVCLNGHMLGICTLLPLSDSEEASERD from the coding sequence ATGATTATAACAAAACAGTATCGATGCATACACTCAGCAAGCTGTCAATGCACAAAAGGACATCTCAGTGAAGATGCGATTTTCTTAGTATTTCAACACATGAACTGGAACCCTAATCTTATCGCCACTCTGTCCTGTGTATGCAAATGGTTTGATGATCTTGCAAAACGAGTATTATGGAAGGAGTTTTGCCGAACAAGGGCCCCAAAGATGATGCTTGATCTGCAATCTAGTGGCAGTCACAGTGTCGATGGAAATTGGAGGGCACTGGGGAAGCTTCTTATTTATTGTTCAGGATGTAGCAAGGGTGGCTTGTTCAATAGCATTCAGATCCCTGGTCACTTTGTTTACAGGACCCGTTTCTCTCGGACATCAGGAAAGAGTTTTCTTTTACCACAGTGCAGAACAGATATCTTGTACGTGTCTGATCCATGTGAACATCTTGACCATGGAGAGGATGGTGATATAGGGTTTTTCCGTGGAGTTTTTAAGTCGTTCTCTATTTCAAAGGTTAGGAAAATGTTGATTCAAAAGGAGGCCCAGCTTCATCCAACAGAAGTATGCCCTTATTGCAAGGCAAAATTGTGGAGCATGCTGCAAGCCAAAATGATACCACAGAGTGCCACCTGCCGGTTGGGTGCTTACGAGGATTGCATCGAGTATTATGTGTGCCTCAATGGCCATATGCTTGGGATTTGCACCCTCTTACCTTTGTCTGATTCAGAAGAGGCATCTGAGCGGGATTAG
- the LOC123197918 gene encoding putative uncharacterized protein ENSP00000383309, producing MAEENADLPVTPEGTQSDGGAARRNASSSESGEKVLSRYLRASTGSCHDLCKYGRKHEFEAKARHPMAKRITKPSIDNQIPTASMIFLEKKKTLVARPKSSPTLKSYSSDTPETIKHEVPTRSLVGQNLLSTSTDSHNPVKGEVLHGIKNISASKLRPSPTSKSCLSESQKFNTQELSASAKTEASSKPVKSNSKEKIASPKHAFSLKLKSLVQKPLSSPDFSGGLSGGRNSDIKTGPPKASVKKVIASPRLSFTSPRASLSPKSSKSRVAKKVLASPIVSQPSPRASLSLKPAISRVAKKAMTSPRVSQPSPRAPLSPKPSISRVAKKVLGSSRVSLASPRASFSPRPVLSRVASLNTRKLKSLKVVSPMKNQGHTKPSISRVSKKVLGSSRFSLASPRASFSPRPALSRVASLNTRKHKSLKVLSPVKNQGQTRTDESKESKIDLKHTNDDLVQEKTLYVIQMETKHRSLESDQNESCVVEPALPPSCSLTESLPASSSSSSLPTEEQQEISEYTETGTEDAPLSESDETFSTEEEETMEDEQPGRSRKDGIVYSEEKSSEAIKLHFRRGKVVDVQSDNNSPRRLKFRRGRVLGENPNLKGDNRRILKKKEIDGVAIDSKSSSQKVVLRHQDVQGKKDSQILFNNVIEQTASKLAETRKSKVKALVGAFETVISLQETKPSANTA from the coding sequence ATGGCTGAGGAAAATGCTGATTTACCAGTAACTCCAGAAGGGACCCAATCTGATGGAGGTGCTGCAAGGAGAAATGCAAGTTCTTCTGAAAGTGGAGAGAAAGTCCTTTCTCGTTATCTCAGAGCCTCTACTGGTTCTTGTCACGACTTATGTAAATATGGCAGGAAGCATGAATTTGAAGCTAAGGCAAGACATCCCATGgcaaaaagaataacaaaaccATCAATTGACAACCAAATTCCCACAGCAAGCATGATTTTTCTGGAGAAGAAAAAGACATTGGTGGCAAGGCCCAAATCGTCTCCCACTCTGAAATCCTATTCATCTGACACTCCCGAGACCATCAAGCATGAAGTACCTACAAGATCACTGGTTGGCCAGAATTTGCTTTCTACATCGACAGATAGCCACAATCCAGTTAAGGGTGAAGTTCTTCATGGTATAAAGAACATATCAGCATCCAAACTCAGACCTTCACCCACTTCTAAAAGCTGTCTATCGGAATCCCAAAAATTCAATACGCAGGAACTATCGGCTTCAGCAAAGACAGAGGCGTCTTCTAAACCAGTTAAATCTAATTCGAAAGAAAAAATTGCGTCTCCAAAGCATGCCTTTTCTTTGAAGCTGAAATCTCTGGTGCAGAAGCCATTGTCATCTCCAGATTTTTCAGGAGGTTTAAGTGGCGGAAGAAACAGTGACATCAAGACGGGCCCCCCTAAAGCATCTGTTAAGAAAGTGATAGCTTCCCCGAGACTTTCATTCACATCCCCAAGGGCATCATTGTCTCCTAAATCTTCTAAGAGTAGAGTTGCAAAGAAAGTATTGGCTTCCCCAATAGTTTCGCAGCCATCTCCAAGGGCATCGTTGTCTCTTAAACCTGCCATCAGTAGAGTTGCAAAGAAGGCAATGACTTCCCCAAGAGTTTCGCAGCCATCTCCAAGGGCACCGTTATCTCCTAAACCTTCCATTAGTAGAGTTGCAAAGAAAGTATTGGGTTCCTCAAGAGTTTCTCTGGCATCCCCAAGGGCATCATTTTCTCCCAGACCTGTTCTAAGTAGAGTTGCAAGTCTAAATACAAGAAAGCTTAAGAGCCTGAAAGTTGTGTCTCCCATGAAGAATCAAGGCCACACTAAACCTTCGATCAGTAGAGTTTCAAAGAAAGTATTGGGTTCCTCAAGATTTTCTTTGGCCTCCCCAAGGGCATCATTTTCTCCCAGACCTGCTCTCAGTAGAGTTGCAAGTCTAAATACAAGAAAGCATAAGAGCTTGAAAGTTTTATCTCCTGTGAAGAATCAGGGCCAGACTAGAACAGATGAATCTAAGGAGTCCAAGATTGATCTTAAGCACACTAATGATGATTTGGTCCAGGAAAAAACCCTGTACGTTATCCAAATGGAAACTAAGCACAGATCTTTGGAATCTGATCAAAATGAAAGCTGTGTTGTTGAGCCAGCTCTGCCTCCGTCATGCTCGTTAACCGAATCCCTTCCagcttcttcatcatcatcttcattgcCCACTGAAGAACAGCAAGAGATATCAGAGTATACAGAGACTGGAACAGAAGATGCCCCTCTCTCTGAATCTGATGAAACCTTCAGCacggaagaagaagaaaccatGGAGGATGAACAGCCAGGGAGGTCTAGAAAGGATGGGATCGTTTACTCTGAGGAAAAGAGTTCCGaagcaataaaattacattttaggAGGGGAAAGGTCGTTGATGTCCAGTCTGACAACAACAGTCCAAGAAGGCTTAAGTTCAGGAGAGGAAGAGTGCTTGGAGAGAACCCAAATCTCAAGGGTGATAACAGAAGAATCcttaagaagaaagaaattgatgGTGTGGCGATTGACAGTAAATCTAGTTCACAAAAGGTTGTTTTGAGACATCAAGATGTTCAGGGAAAAAAAGATTCCCAAATCCTGTTCAATAATGTCATTGAACAAACAGCAAGTAAACTTGCTGAAACCCGGAAAAGTAAGGTTAAGGCCTTGGTGGGTGCTTTCGAAACAGTTATCTCCCTCCAAGAGACCAAACCTTCCGCAAACACTGCCTGA